A region from the Vicinamibacterales bacterium genome encodes:
- a CDS encoding formate dehydrogenase accessory protein FdhE yields the protein MNKPERPQRSETREIVELRQLREEQPDLAQAIDLQIELLQLQRRVQSRVPLPPMNLDAAHLEKVLGAGKPILTFEQIPIDWSDLRFLVRSTADAMRNHDAIESEDYRRVEALTRDAARLPPAIREWFEAARAVPAGGRDVGPEIAGLEPLLLQAMRPFLSRCADAVMARSLFQGWPHGNCPLCGGEPDFSYFTPAADRLLICSRCTSRWRFHPLACPFCLNADRTRITSFATRDGRYRLNGCDVCSRYIKSFDGRHTSRQVMPAVDAIATLPLDAAAVQKGYR from the coding sequence GTGAACAAGCCGGAGAGGCCGCAGCGATCGGAGACCCGCGAAATCGTGGAACTGCGGCAGCTGCGCGAGGAGCAACCCGACCTCGCGCAGGCCATCGACCTGCAGATCGAACTGCTGCAGCTGCAGCGCCGCGTGCAGTCACGCGTCCCGCTGCCGCCGATGAACCTCGATGCGGCGCACCTCGAAAAGGTCCTCGGCGCCGGCAAGCCGATCCTCACCTTCGAGCAGATCCCGATCGACTGGAGCGATCTGCGGTTCCTGGTGCGATCGACCGCGGACGCGATGCGGAATCATGACGCGATCGAGAGCGAGGACTACCGGCGGGTCGAGGCGCTGACCCGCGACGCGGCGCGGCTGCCGCCGGCGATTCGCGAATGGTTCGAAGCGGCCCGCGCTGTTCCCGCCGGCGGCCGCGACGTCGGCCCCGAGATCGCCGGACTCGAACCGCTGCTGCTGCAGGCGATGCGCCCGTTCCTGTCGCGCTGCGCCGACGCGGTGATGGCGCGCTCCCTGTTCCAGGGCTGGCCGCACGGCAACTGTCCGCTGTGCGGCGGCGAGCCGGACTTCTCGTACTTCACGCCCGCGGCGGACCGCCTGCTGATCTGCTCGCGGTGCACCTCGCGCTGGCGCTTCCACCCGCTCGCCTGCCCGTTCTGCCTGAACGCGGACCGCACGCGGATCACGTCGTTCGCCACCCGCGACGGACGCTATCGCCTGAACGGCTGCGACGTGTGCAGCCGCTACATCAAGTCGTTCGACGGCCGCCACACGAGCCGGCAGGTGATGCCGGCGGTGGATGCGATCGCCACACTGCCGCTGGATGCGGCCGCCGTGCAGAAAGGGTACCGGTAG